AGCGAAGCTAGGTCGATGGCCGCTGCCTCAACTTTGGGAACGGAATAGGTCTCGCCGGAGGAAGGCATTTCAAATAAAAAGAAAGCGAGCCCCTCTTGCTCCACCTCTCCTCTTCTTGCCAAAACTTTCCGCCGCTCCAAGTACAGAGCAAGCAAGTAAAGCGATGGCTCTTTTCCCGAGGGGTTTTGCTGGAGTCTCTCAAACAGCTCCTTAGCCGCCTCATCCTTTTGACGGGAACCCATTGAGACTTTTTTCTCGCCCGGCATGATGGATTTCCAAGAGGAAAGAGGGGGGGCTTCCGCACTTTGTCCGCTGCAGCCGTGACAGGCGTCGACACGGACTAACGAGGCGCCTCCGCTTTGAAACAGGCACGACACCAAAGAGTCGCCCTTGTTAAATTTATTCCCGCAGATTTGGCAGTTTGCCCCTCTCCTGGGAATCTCGATGCGTCCAATGGCTAACATAGTTCATTCCTTCCTAAGACTTGGGTCCACTCTTGCCAATCCACCGCCTCTTCAAGATCGTGCTCTTTGCAGCAAGACACTAAAGTTCCTTCTGTCGATAGATAGCCCATGACCCTTCTTTTACCCTCTCTGGAAAGAGGTGCTGCAACGATCAACGTTTCTACATCATCCCATTCGCTTGGCAGTAAAGTCTCGGGTATCATGCGGAAAGCGATACCGCGTTCGATCAACCAGTGCGCGGTTTCACCAATCGCTTTATAATCGTTCCAGCGTTTATTCTCCAGCGGCGGTAGTAAAATTGCGGTAGCCTTCTCAACTGAAGAATCCGCAGGCGGTAACCTGTGGCCGAAAAAAGCATAAGGATGCTCCTGCATCTCCTCCAACCTGATTCCGGTGTGCATCTGCTGAGCTCCCAGCGGAGCGATGAGCACGCGGCCCAAACGAGCGCGGTTGAGCAGGGCGGCTTTCGTAGCTAGCGGCATCTCCCGGCTTAGCTCAAGCAAGAGAAAGAGCGGGCAATTTGCCGGCAGCTCCCCTCCAAGCCGTTCCATCAAATGAAAGACCATTTCAAAAAAAGCCAAGGAGAGAAGAAAACGCCCGGCGTCACTTGTTTCAAAATGATTGTAATCGAGATGGGAAAAATCGACGACGGTCACATTCACATCAGACGACAACGCCTCGGGTGTTGAGTAGACTTCCGACACCCATATTCTAAAAGAATCGAGTAGTTTAAAATCTCTTTTCATCAACGGAAAGAAATCGGCACTCCCTCTAAAGCCGATGACGCCGAGAACATTGTCAGAAAAAGGGATGAGTATCCTTTCTCTAAAGGCTTTCAACGAAAACGCCATCTGGGAAAAAAATGCCTCGGACTCGATCGATGTGCGCGGATTGTCAAAGAGGCCAAAATCCAGATCGAAAACTATCTTCAGCGCCAGCTCTTTGGCCCGGCTGGCAACTGCCACTGTCTCTTTGAAATGCAAATCGGCATCAGAGCGGAGAGAGACTTTGATGGCGACTGTGTTAAATCCCTGCTTCTTCGACTCCTCGGGGTCCATATCGAGCGATACAAGAGGGGTGAATAACTCCTCTCCGTGGAAGCAAAGCTGGCCTTCGAAGTAGAAAAAATCAGGTACGCTCTCCCCTGCATTTTCGTCGTGTGCATCCCGCTCGTTCACTGCTGCTCCTTCGTATTTGATCGATTATATGTATAAAAGACGATGTCTCATATCTTCCGGATCCAACTTATCGAGAAGATCCATCAAAAGATTGCCGGAGTATTTAGACTGGAACGTAAACCAGTTCAGCACTCTCTCCTGCATTTTCCCGTGCGGTGTGAGCAAGTTTTGAATGCGATTGATCGCCTTCCCACTGATTCCGCTCTCCTTTAGCATCGCGATCTGCTCTTGGCCTCTGCCGCGAAACTGTATAAACTTCACTGGATCTACCCCGTGCCCTTTAAGGAGTTCGGCATCCTCGCGGAAGATGAACGTCGAAGAGATTCTAGGAACAAGCCACGGCATGGAAACTCCGTGGAAGCGAAAATAATTCTTTAGACCGAGAAAATAGTTCAATTCGCCGGGGCCTAAAACAGCTGCAGCCGTCGGAATCACTTGCGCTGCCATCACCGGTCTTGACATGACTGAAGAGGATATCCGTGCCGGATCTTTCTCGGCAATAGCCACCAGCTCCTCTTCGGAAATTTTTCTACCACCGGCGGAAAACCGGTTTTCAACCCAGTGAATCCTTTCTCTCTTACCCGAATCCGACCTCAAAAAAAGCGATGTCTCTCCCTCTTTGGGAAACGGCAGGTCACCGCCCAGAGGAGCCAGGCTATCCTTCTCTTTCTGAAACAAAGCGCGCACATGCTCGGTCTCAGTAATTTCCTTTTTAAAGAAGGGTGTACAAAGGGTTTTTAAGTATTTTGGTTCAATAAAAATAAGTCCCGTACCTTTGAAGAGACGCGAAAGGAAGGTGGCTATCGTCCCTGAATAGGAGGGATTGGCAGGAAGCTCAAAAGGAACTCTCATCTCTTTGAGGAAAGCTTCAACTATCTCAAAACCTCTCTCCCCCAGCCGGATATCCTCTAGGGCCACACCTCTGATCAGATGATCCAGGCGATATTTTTTTAAATTTCCCGCCTCATCGACAGAAAGAGTGCTTGCCGCCTCGTCAAGGTCATGATCTTCGCTCGCGATCCAGAAAATAGCGGGAGCATCATAGCGCCTGGCGATCGAAAGTGCGGATATGGCTTTGAGGATCGTATAACAAGGCCCCCCCATAAACCCCGGTTGCTGCCCCGTGACAACCGCCTGAACATCTGGCTGCAATAGAGTGAGGGCGGCGTCTTTAGCCGCAAAGTCATTACCGATCTGCTGATTGTAGTCGATAAGAGCCTTGACTAACGCCTCTCTTTGATAAGGAAGGTGTCTGTTTCTCGCCGCCGCCCGTACAAAGCCTCCCGGGGAAAGGGGCGCTTCCTCATAGAGGGCGTCGCTTTCAGCCGGGATGTAAATTCTGGCGGTGTCGACTGGCTCTTCAACCATTGGCTTCAAGTCCTTTTTTGGAAAGAGTGCAGCCGGATCTCCTTTCCTTTGCTCACCCAAAGAGAGTGGAAATAAGAGCCTCCGTAATCCTCTGGATTCTTATCATAATAGGGCTCGGGGTAAATAGACACAAACTCCTTGAAGGCCCCCACGGTGCTGATCATCTCCTCCGAATAGGGAATGTCATCTGTCACCAAGGTGATCTTCCCTCCCGTCTTCAAGACGCGCAGCATCTCCTTGACAAACCGCGGGTTGACGATGCGGTTTTTAGCATGACGCCGCTTCGGCCAGGGGTCTGGAAAGTTAACGTATACTTCCGTAAGACTTCCATCGGGAAAAAAAGCGCGCGTACTCTCTTCCCCTTCCCCGATGAGGACAATCAGATTTTGCAAGCCCTCTTTGTGAATTTTATTGAAAATCTGCTTACCGCGGCCAATCTTTTGTTCAACGGCGAGCCAGTTGACGGAGGGGTTCTGCTTTGCTTTCTCGGCAATCCACGCTCCGTTACCGCTGCAGTATTCAACGTGCAGGGGATGGTCATTACCAAAAAGAGAAGGGTGGCTCCAGCCAGGAAAGGCAAAAGCTTCACGATCAAAGCGGTCAGGAACAAAAAAAGCCTTTTCAAAGATTAACGGTATTCTTTTTTGAAAGGCTTCCTGCGGAATGAGGAAATGGGGCGTTTTCATAGATTTCTTCATGAAAGTTTAAAAGATGTCCGATTATAAAGCGGGAATGCAGTAAGAGACAACCTTTGAATTGAAAAAAATAGAGTTATACCGAAAGTGGCTTGAAATTTGATTTTTGGCTTTGAGAGAGTTCCTCTCAA
The sequence above is drawn from the Estrella lausannensis genome and encodes:
- the bshC gene encoding bacillithiol biosynthesis protein BshC is translated as MVEEPVDTARIYIPAESDALYEEAPLSPGGFVRAAARNRHLPYQREALVKALIDYNQQIGNDFAAKDAALTLLQPDVQAVVTGQQPGFMGGPCYTILKAISALSIARRYDAPAIFWIASEDHDLDEAASTLSVDEAGNLKKYRLDHLIRGVALEDIRLGERGFEIVEAFLKEMRVPFELPANPSYSGTIATFLSRLFKGTGLIFIEPKYLKTLCTPFFKKEITETEHVRALFQKEKDSLAPLGGDLPFPKEGETSLFLRSDSGKRERIHWVENRFSAGGRKISEEELVAIAEKDPARISSSVMSRPVMAAQVIPTAAAVLGPGELNYFLGLKNYFRFHGVSMPWLVPRISSTFIFREDAELLKGHGVDPVKFIQFRGRGQEQIAMLKESGISGKAINRIQNLLTPHGKMQERVLNWFTFQSKYSGNLLMDLLDKLDPEDMRHRLLYI
- the trmB gene encoding tRNA (guanosine(46)-N7)-methyltransferase TrmB, whose amino-acid sequence is MKTPHFLIPQEAFQKRIPLIFEKAFFVPDRFDREAFAFPGWSHPSLFGNDHPLHVEYCSGNGAWIAEKAKQNPSVNWLAVEQKIGRGKQIFNKIHKEGLQNLIVLIGEGEESTRAFFPDGSLTEVYVNFPDPWPKRRHAKNRIVNPRFVKEMLRVLKTGGKITLVTDDIPYSEEMISTVGAFKEFVSIYPEPYYDKNPEDYGGSYFHSLWVSKGKEIRLHSFQKRT